Proteins from one Niallia circulans genomic window:
- a CDS encoding GNAT family N-acetyltransferase — MKATKMTKAWAEEILDWNYEPPYDFYNDNNKEESMKELLEAPYFAVLNDSGNLAGFYCIGYAAQVPLGYLFGAYQEDCVDIGLGMKPELTGKGNGGSFIRFVLEQVKGSKSIRLTVADFNERAITLYEKVGFQKTYMFAGEELNFIVMKKGPFN; from the coding sequence ATGAAAGCTACTAAAATGACAAAGGCATGGGCGGAGGAAATTCTCGACTGGAATTACGAGCCACCGTATGACTTTTACAACGATAATAATAAAGAAGAATCAATGAAGGAGCTGCTTGAAGCACCTTATTTTGCCGTTTTAAATGATAGTGGAAACTTGGCCGGCTTCTATTGCATTGGTTATGCTGCACAAGTGCCTTTAGGCTATCTTTTCGGCGCTTATCAGGAGGACTGCGTAGACATTGGTTTAGGCATGAAGCCTGAGCTGACTGGTAAAGGAAATGGTGGAAGCTTTATTCGGTTTGTTTTGGAGCAGGTTAAAGGGAGTAAGTCTATCCGATTAACGGTTGCTGACTTTAATGAGCGGGCAATTACTCTTTATGAAAAGGTAGGCTTCCAAAAGACATATATGTTTGCTGGGGAAGAGCTGAATTTTATTGTTATGAAAAAAGGTCCATTTAACTGA
- a CDS encoding GNAT family N-acetyltransferase — protein sequence MQELFFVKDYKQNDSLRKSFSELAVNIFGISFEDWYVKGFWNERYIPYSFCDNGKVVANVSVNLVDLIVAGQLKKAVQIGTVMTHPDYRDRGLSRFLLEKVLAEFENEVDLFYLFANHEVLEFYPKFGFNRVEEAEYFIEIDNACALPVEMRKLDGKGLEDLQFIRDFAIKRKSLSQVFSTEQTSGILLFYCLNVFHDQIYLLEEEKVIIICEKDGNKLHLYDVIASYAVDMEELLVKITALGTTEVILHFTPENLSGLLSRKAVETEDVLFVKVTGEGIYPEGVKHPVMAKA from the coding sequence ATGCAAGAATTGTTCTTCGTTAAAGATTATAAACAGAATGACAGTTTGCGGAAAAGCTTTTCAGAACTTGCGGTTAATATTTTTGGAATAAGCTTTGAAGACTGGTATGTAAAAGGCTTTTGGAATGAACGTTATATTCCCTATTCCTTTTGCGATAATGGAAAGGTCGTTGCGAATGTATCAGTTAATCTCGTTGATTTAATTGTGGCAGGACAGCTAAAAAAGGCTGTGCAAATCGGTACGGTCATGACACATCCAGACTATAGAGACAGAGGGCTTTCACGCTTTCTTTTGGAAAAGGTACTTGCTGAATTCGAGAACGAAGTAGACCTGTTTTATCTTTTTGCCAATCATGAGGTGTTGGAGTTTTATCCTAAGTTTGGATTCAATAGAGTAGAGGAGGCAGAGTACTTTATTGAAATTGATAATGCATGCGCGTTGCCTGTCGAGATGCGAAAGCTGGATGGCAAAGGCTTGGAAGATCTACAATTTATTCGGGATTTTGCAATAAAGCGTAAATCCTTGTCACAAGTCTTTTCAACAGAGCAAACGAGTGGGATTTTGCTTTTTTATTGTTTAAATGTATTTCATGACCAGATATACCTTTTAGAAGAGGAGAAAGTGATTATCATCTGTGAGAAGGATGGAAACAAGCTTCATCTGTATGATGTAATTGCAAGCTATGCTGTGGATATGGAAGAGCTCCTTGTGAAAATAACTGCTTTGGGAACGACAGAGGTTATCCTTCATTTTACTCCAGAGAATTTAAGTGGCTTATTAAGCAGGAAGGCTGTTGAAACGGAGGATGTACTTTTTGTGAAAGTGACTGGGGAAGGTATCTACCCAGAAGGTGTTAAGCATCCTGTTATGGCGAAAGCATAA
- the celB gene encoding PTS cellobiose transporter subunit IIC, which yields MNKFLAFLEEKFMPFAAKLAAQRHLGALKDGIILAMPMIIIGSVFLILGYLPIPGYADFMARVFGDAWLTKISYPVDATFNMMGLIAAFGIAYRLAERYSLDAITAGVISLCAFLLATPFNVPFLAEGATESVAVTGAIPVAMMGSKGLFVAILIALFSTEVYRFIINKNMVIKMPDGVPPAVSKSFVALIPGFIVIAIIWVIRLVVEYFGINSIHDIVTLLLGKPLGLLGGSLIGSIIAYGLVMLLWSAGLHGTNIVGGVMNPIWLSNTDANKAAFQAGKELPEIFTAQFFEVFINIGGSGATFAFVLMMVLFARSRQMKDLGRLSIGPGAFMINEPVIFGTPVVMNPLLIIPFFLTPIITITVTYYAMKLGFVAKPAGIAIPWTTPPLIGGYLATGGKLSGAIMQLVNIGIAFVLYFPFFRTWDKQKLAEEKGTEFTKVS from the coding sequence ATGAATAAGTTCTTAGCCTTCTTAGAAGAAAAATTTATGCCTTTTGCAGCCAAATTGGCTGCTCAAAGGCACTTAGGCGCATTAAAAGACGGTATCATCTTGGCAATGCCGATGATCATCATCGGTTCAGTATTCTTAATTCTAGGTTATCTGCCAATTCCGGGCTATGCAGACTTTATGGCAAGAGTATTCGGAGATGCTTGGCTAACAAAAATCTCTTATCCAGTTGACGCTACATTCAATATGATGGGTCTGATTGCAGCATTCGGTATTGCTTACAGACTAGCTGAAAGATATTCACTAGACGCTATAACAGCAGGGGTTATCTCACTATGTGCTTTCCTTTTAGCAACACCATTTAATGTTCCCTTCTTAGCAGAAGGTGCAACAGAATCAGTAGCAGTAACAGGCGCTATCCCAGTAGCAATGATGGGAAGTAAAGGATTGTTCGTAGCAATCTTAATCGCATTGTTCTCAACAGAGGTTTACCGCTTTATCATCAACAAAAACATGGTAATTAAAATGCCTGACGGAGTTCCGCCAGCAGTAAGTAAATCATTTGTCGCTTTAATTCCGGGCTTTATTGTAATCGCTATCATTTGGGTAATTCGTTTAGTTGTAGAATATTTCGGTATCAACAGTATACATGATATTGTAACACTATTACTTGGCAAACCGCTTGGCTTATTAGGTGGATCACTTATCGGTTCTATCATCGCATATGGATTGGTAATGCTGTTATGGTCTGCAGGTCTTCACGGTACAAACATCGTTGGTGGGGTTATGAACCCAATCTGGCTGTCAAACACAGATGCTAACAAAGCTGCTTTCCAAGCAGGAAAAGAGCTTCCAGAGATTTTCACAGCACAATTCTTTGAAGTATTCATCAATATCGGTGGATCTGGAGCAACATTCGCATTCGTTCTTATGATGGTACTGTTTGCACGAAGCAGACAAATGAAGGATTTGGGTCGATTATCAATCGGACCGGGAGCATTTATGATTAACGAACCAGTTATTTTCGGTACACCAGTCGTAATGAACCCATTATTGATCATCCCGTTCTTCTTAACACCAATTATAACAATCACAGTGACATATTATGCAATGAAACTTGGCTTTGTGGCAAAACCAGCAGGAATCGCAATCCCTTGGACAACGCCGCCGCTAATCGGTGGATACTTGGCAACAGGCGGAAAGCTATCCGGTGCAATTATGCAGCTTGTTAACATCGGAATTGCGTTTGTACTTTACTTCCCATTCTTCAGAACTTGGGATAAGCAAAAACTAGCAGAAGAAAAAGGTACAGAATTCACAAAAGTAAGCTAA
- a CDS encoding SpoVR family protein has protein sequence MNEVEQKELQYAIEEITEIATGFGLDFYPMRYEICPADIIYTFGAYGMPTRYSHWSFGKQFHKMKLHYDLGLSKIYELVINSNPCYAFLLDSNSLINNKLIVAHVLAHCDFFKNNVRFQNTKREMVESMAATADRIRQYEILYGKHEVETFLDAVLAIDEHIDPSLMRPKLAWTMDDVEYEEVEETIGTPYDDLWGLDSRNKPKQEKKKVIKKFPPQPEKDLLLFIESFSRELKEWQRDILTMMREEMLYFWPQLETKIMNEGWASYWHQRIVRELDLTSSEAIEFAKLNAGVVQPSKTGINPYYLGLKIFEDIEDRYNNPTDEMKKRGIKPNSGREKMFEVREIESDISFLRNYLTKDLVTREDMYLFQKQGREYKVVDKGWEQVRDQLVSMRVNGGFPYITVNDGDYLKNGELYLKHGFEGIELDLKYLEKVLPYVHQLWGRNVHMETVVEDKNILYTYDGKALHRKYL, from the coding sequence ATGAATGAAGTAGAGCAGAAAGAACTTCAATACGCCATCGAAGAAATCACAGAAATCGCTACTGGCTTTGGATTGGACTTCTACCCGATGAGGTATGAAATTTGTCCTGCAGATATCATTTACACATTCGGCGCCTACGGCATGCCTACACGTTATTCCCATTGGAGCTTTGGCAAGCAATTTCATAAGATGAAGCTGCATTATGATTTAGGCTTGTCTAAAATATATGAGCTTGTCATCAATTCAAATCCTTGCTATGCTTTTTTGCTCGACAGCAATTCACTTATCAACAATAAGCTGATTGTTGCCCATGTATTGGCCCATTGTGATTTTTTCAAAAATAACGTCCGCTTCCAAAATACAAAAAGAGAAATGGTAGAAAGTATGGCGGCCACTGCCGACCGTATCCGTCAATATGAGATTTTATATGGCAAGCATGAAGTGGAAACATTTCTAGATGCGGTTCTTGCCATTGACGAGCACATTGACCCGAGCTTAATGAGACCAAAGCTTGCTTGGACGATGGATGATGTGGAATATGAGGAAGTGGAAGAAACCATCGGAACACCGTATGATGATTTATGGGGCTTAGATTCCCGCAATAAACCGAAGCAGGAAAAAAAGAAAGTCATAAAAAAATTCCCGCCGCAGCCGGAAAAGGACCTGTTGCTGTTTATTGAGAGCTTCAGCAGAGAGCTGAAAGAATGGCAGCGTGATATCTTAACAATGATGAGAGAAGAAATGCTGTACTTCTGGCCGCAGCTTGAAACAAAAATCATGAACGAGGGCTGGGCATCCTATTGGCATCAGCGAATAGTCAGGGAGCTTGATTTGACGAGTTCTGAGGCAATTGAATTTGCCAAGCTGAACGCAGGTGTTGTACAGCCATCCAAAACAGGCATCAACCCTTATTATCTTGGTCTGAAGATATTTGAAGACATCGAGGACCGTTATAATAATCCGACAGATGAGATGAAAAAACGCGGCATTAAGCCAAACTCTGGCAGAGAGAAAATGTTTGAGGTCAGAGAAATCGAATCAGATATCTCCTTTTTAAGGAACTATTTGACGAAGGATTTAGTAACAAGAGAAGATATGTACTTATTCCAAAAGCAAGGCAGAGAATATAAAGTTGTCGATAAAGGCTGGGAGCAGGTAAGGGATCAGCTTGTCAGCATGAGGGTTAACGGAGGCTTCCCATATATTACTGTTAACGACGGCGACTATTTAAAAAACGGCGAGCTGTACTTAAAGCATGGCTTTGAAGGCATTGAACTTGATTTGAAGTATTTAGAGAAAGTACTTCCGTATGTTCACCAGCTTTGGGGCAGAAATGTTCATATGGAAACAGTAGTTGAAGATAAGAACATCCTGTATACGTATGACGGCAAAGCATTGCATCGTAAATATTTGTGA
- a CDS encoding 6-phospho-beta-glucosidase, producing MTNGIKIATIGGGSSYTPELVEGFIKRYEELPIRELWLVDIEAGKEKLEIVGNLAKRMIEKAGLPIEVHLTLDRREALKDADFVTTQFRVGLLDARAKDERIPLKYGVLGQETNGPGGLFKGLRTIPVILDICKDIEELCPNAWLINFTNPAGMVTEAVLRYSNIKKVVGLCNVPIGMEMGIAKLLDVDHSRVRIDFAGLNHMVYGLDVYVDGESVKDKVINLLTDPNNSSFVKNIEGLGWEPEFIKALNVLTCPYHMYYYKTSEMIAKDQKNSKSEGTRAEVVQALEKELFELYKDPNLAIKPPQLEKRGGAYYSDAAVRLINSIYNDKRDIQPVNTINNGAIAGIPNDSAVEVSSIITKDGPKPIVMGELPVAVRGLVQQIKSFERVAAEAAVTGDYDKAILALTINPLSPSDTVAKEIVDEMLEAHKEHLPQFFNKVEA from the coding sequence ATGACAAACGGAATTAAAATTGCCACTATTGGCGGAGGATCAAGCTATACACCAGAACTAGTAGAAGGTTTCATTAAACGTTACGAGGAATTACCTATCAGAGAACTATGGCTTGTTGATATTGAAGCAGGTAAGGAAAAGCTTGAAATCGTTGGTAACCTGGCAAAACGTATGATTGAAAAAGCAGGCTTGCCAATTGAGGTGCATTTGACACTTGACCGCAGAGAAGCACTTAAGGATGCAGACTTTGTTACAACACAATTCCGTGTCGGCCTACTTGATGCTCGTGCGAAAGATGAAAGAATTCCGTTAAAATATGGCGTGCTTGGCCAAGAAACAAACGGACCTGGCGGATTGTTCAAAGGCTTGCGAACAATTCCTGTTATTTTAGATATTTGTAAGGATATCGAGGAGCTATGCCCGAACGCTTGGCTGATTAACTTCACAAACCCAGCTGGTATGGTAACAGAAGCAGTTCTGCGCTATTCAAACATCAAAAAAGTAGTCGGTCTGTGCAATGTTCCAATCGGTATGGAAATGGGTATCGCGAAGCTTCTAGATGTTGATCATTCAAGAGTCCGCATTGACTTCGCTGGATTAAACCATATGGTATACGGCTTAGATGTGTATGTCGATGGAGAAAGCGTGAAGGATAAAGTAATCAACCTTCTAACAGATCCAAATAACAGTTCATTTGTTAAAAATATCGAAGGTCTTGGCTGGGAGCCAGAATTCATTAAAGCATTAAATGTGCTTACATGTCCTTACCATATGTACTACTATAAAACGAGTGAAATGATTGCTAAAGATCAAAAGAACTCGAAAAGTGAAGGAACTCGTGCAGAAGTCGTGCAAGCACTTGAAAAAGAATTGTTTGAGCTTTACAAAGATCCAAACCTTGCTATTAAGCCACCACAATTGGAAAAACGCGGAGGAGCATACTATTCTGATGCGGCAGTACGTTTGATCAATTCTATATACAATGACAAACGCGATATTCAGCCTGTTAATACAATCAATAACGGAGCTATCGCTGGCATTCCGAATGACTCTGCAGTTGAAGTTTCCAGCATCATTACAAAGGATGGTCCAAAACCAATCGTAATGGGTGAGCTTCCAGTAGCGGTAAGAGGACTTGTACAACAAATTAAATCCTTTGAAAGAGTTGCAGCAGAAGCAGCAGTAACAGGTGACTATGACAAAGCAATCCTGGCTCTTACAATCAACCCGCTATCTCCATCAGATACGGTTGCGAAGGAAATTGTTGACGAAATGCTTGAAGCACATAAAGAGCATTTACCACAGTTCTTCAACAAGGTTGAAGCATAA
- a CDS encoding PTS sugar transporter subunit IIB — MNILLCCAAGMSTSLLVTKMETAAKEQGIECKIWAESADAVKSHIDNADVLLLGPQVRYLLPQMKKLGAEKGIPVDSINMMHYGTCNGAEVLKSAINLVNN, encoded by the coding sequence ATGAATATCTTATTATGCTGTGCTGCAGGAATGTCTACGAGTCTATTAGTAACAAAAATGGAAACTGCTGCAAAGGAACAAGGAATTGAATGCAAAATCTGGGCTGAAAGTGCAGATGCAGTAAAAAGCCACATCGATAACGCAGATGTATTATTGCTTGGACCACAAGTTCGCTATTTGCTTCCACAAATGAAAAAACTTGGTGCAGAAAAAGGAATTCCAGTAGATTCTATCAACATGATGCATTATGGAACTTGCAACGGTGCAGAAGTATTGAAATCAGCTATTAACCTAGTTAACAACTAA
- a CDS encoding exonuclease domain-containing protein — protein sequence MDFIAIDFEIANEEMDSACSIGLAYVENNQVVKTDYYLIKPPVLRFNERFVAVHGITAADVQEEPTFDQVWEKLKDKLENQLLIAHNAQFDMSVLHSCLMKYGLPIPTLRYADSISISTAACRGEGIRQSLKARTARFGVKLEDHHHAGADAIACAELVIASIKAMDEACLADYFKTNKRIAVKPFTELKPQISFSKKRPAPKPTKKFNSVSISEIAATTETFDESHALFGKNVVFTGDLATLDRKEAMQKVVDAGGLVKSGVSGKTNYLVVGVQDKQLVGATGISTKEKKAYELKEKGQDIEVVNEEQFLRLLQ from the coding sequence ATGGATTTTATTGCAATAGATTTTGAGATTGCGAATGAAGAAATGGACAGTGCCTGCTCGATCGGACTTGCTTATGTTGAAAACAATCAGGTGGTAAAGACAGATTATTATCTTATTAAGCCGCCTGTGTTAAGATTTAACGAAAGATTTGTCGCTGTTCACGGGATAACAGCAGCTGATGTACAGGAGGAACCAACCTTTGATCAAGTTTGGGAAAAGCTGAAGGACAAGTTGGAAAATCAGCTCCTGATTGCACATAATGCACAATTTGATATGAGTGTCTTGCATAGCTGTTTGATGAAATACGGTCTTCCAATACCAACGCTTCGTTATGCTGACAGCATTTCAATAAGCACGGCAGCCTGTAGAGGGGAAGGGATACGACAATCCTTAAAGGCTCGCACTGCTAGATTTGGTGTTAAATTGGAGGATCACCACCATGCTGGAGCAGATGCGATAGCTTGTGCTGAATTAGTTATCGCAAGTATTAAGGCGATGGACGAAGCTTGTCTTGCGGATTATTTTAAGACAAATAAGCGCATTGCTGTTAAGCCATTTACAGAATTAAAGCCGCAGATTTCCTTCAGCAAAAAAAGACCAGCACCAAAACCAACGAAAAAGTTCAATTCTGTGTCAATTTCTGAAATTGCCGCAACTACCGAAACCTTTGATGAGTCACATGCATTGTTTGGCAAAAATGTTGTTTTCACAGGAGATTTAGCAACATTGGACAGAAAAGAAGCGATGCAAAAGGTAGTGGATGCAGGCGGTCTTGTCAAAAGCGGTGTTAGCGGGAAAACGAACTATCTTGTCGTTGGTGTTCAAGACAAACAGCTTGTCGGTGCCACAGGCATCAGCACAAAGGAAAAGAAAGCTTACGAGCTAAAAGAAAAGGGCCAGGATATTGAGGTTGTTAACGAAGAACAGTTTCTGCGTTTGCTACAATAA
- a CDS encoding SAM-dependent methyltransferase: MSGRYNDRGGAVVAKEGLSLERIIFIGRTFKEYMDMFSLKLDDLKGKKILDCPAGACSFTAEGAMHGLNIMAADIAYYHQNQDLYEKGLEDIKHTVDSLEKVKDHYVWNYFQDICGLKASRKEALTACYKDRANNPARYLACTLPSLPFAAEEFDIVLSAHFLFTYADRLDKDFHFAVIDELLRVAKTEIRIFPTVDLDGNRYAYLDEVISRLAAKGHKAEERKVGYEFQRNADTMLRIVKV, encoded by the coding sequence ATGTCTGGAAGATATAATGATAGAGGTGGTGCTGTAGTGGCAAAGGAAGGACTATCCTTAGAGAGAATTATCTTTATCGGCAGAACTTTTAAAGAATACATGGATATGTTCTCATTAAAGCTAGACGATTTGAAGGGTAAAAAAATTTTAGATTGTCCTGCAGGTGCTTGTTCCTTTACAGCAGAAGGGGCAATGCATGGTCTTAATATCATGGCGGCAGACATTGCCTACTATCATCAGAATCAAGACCTGTATGAAAAAGGACTTGAAGACATAAAGCATACTGTTGATTCCCTTGAAAAGGTCAAGGACCACTATGTTTGGAACTACTTTCAAGATATTTGCGGCTTGAAAGCAAGTCGAAAAGAGGCGCTGACTGCTTGTTATAAGGACAGAGCAAATAATCCTGCAAGATATTTAGCGTGTACCTTGCCCTCACTACCATTTGCAGCAGAGGAATTTGATATTGTGCTGTCAGCTCACTTTTTATTTACCTATGCAGACAGGCTCGACAAGGATTTTCATTTTGCTGTAATTGACGAACTCCTCAGAGTCGCTAAAACAGAAATTCGCATCTTCCCGACAGTTGATTTAGATGGAAACAGATATGCCTATTTAGATGAAGTGATTAGTCGCTTAGCAGCAAAGGGTCATAAAGCAGAAGAGCGGAAGGTTGGGTATGAATTTCAGAGAAATGCTGATACGATGCTGAGAATTGTGAAGGTATGA
- a CDS encoding aspartyl-phosphate phosphatase Spo0E family protein, with translation MIAKKDNKESMSELLQDIESLKLELIKAGSDRGLNDPGTLQISEQLDTYIVRYQRLAAQKSAL, from the coding sequence ATGATAGCGAAAAAAGATAATAAGGAGAGTATGAGCGAGCTGCTGCAAGATATTGAATCTTTAAAGCTAGAACTGATTAAAGCAGGAAGCGATAGAGGTCTTAATGATCCTGGTACACTTCAAATCAGTGAACAGCTTGATACTTACATTGTCAGATATCAGAGATTGGCTGCCCAAAAATCCGCCCTGTAA
- a CDS encoding tyrosine-protein phosphatase, which produces MKHLQNNGLELKFDWLANFRDVGGRSGYDGERMGFGLVFRSEELSKLSKEDINKIKRLGIKTICDFRTDAERKSKVSRLNEKHGIKVIALSMNDKSREFTRKEFFRFLVMGTKEINFEDIMHDMYKYMAFQCNQELKQMIELLAHRENYPILIHCTGGKDRTGFMSAILQLAIGINYEEVMADYLHSNNLIGPKMKKLENVLRWISLFRVSSARLRPVLEVRREYLQPVYEAIIQEYGTIENYLQTACGISTQTLKSMRALLLVSDDKIIKEEPYARIVLR; this is translated from the coding sequence ATGAAGCATTTACAGAATAATGGTTTGGAGCTAAAGTTCGACTGGCTTGCCAACTTTCGGGATGTTGGCGGGCGAAGCGGTTATGACGGTGAAAGGATGGGGTTTGGTCTCGTTTTTCGGTCTGAGGAATTATCTAAGCTGTCGAAGGAAGATATAAACAAAATAAAGCGTTTAGGAATAAAAACCATCTGTGACTTCAGAACGGATGCAGAGCGGAAGTCGAAGGTAAGCAGGCTTAATGAAAAGCATGGAATAAAAGTGATCGCACTTTCCATGAACGACAAAAGCAGGGAGTTTACCCGCAAAGAGTTTTTTAGATTTCTCGTTATGGGAACAAAGGAAATTAACTTTGAGGATATTATGCATGACATGTATAAATATATGGCCTTTCAATGTAATCAGGAGCTCAAGCAAATGATTGAGCTGTTAGCACATCGTGAAAACTATCCGATATTAATTCATTGCACTGGCGGAAAGGACCGTACTGGCTTTATGTCAGCAATACTGCAGCTGGCAATTGGCATAAATTATGAAGAGGTAATGGCTGATTATCTCCATTCCAATAACCTGATTGGTCCAAAGATGAAAAAACTGGAGAATGTATTACGGTGGATCAGCCTTTTTAGAGTGTCATCTGCACGCCTCAGACCAGTTCTTGAGGTGCGGCGTGAATATTTACAGCCTGTATATGAAGCAATTATTCAAGAATATGGGACAATAGAAAATTATCTGCAGACAGCATGCGGCATCTCCACACAAACGCTTAAAAGCATGAGAGCGCTGCTGTTAGTGAGTGATGATAAGATAATTAAGGAGGAGCCTTATGCAAGAATTGTTCTTCGTTAA
- a CDS encoding PTS lactose/cellobiose transporter subunit IIA, with product MANMEETVFQIILHGGNGKSCAMEAIAAAKEGNFELAKQKMEEAAEALNDAHHIQTSLIQNEVRGNKIEVSLLMVHAQDHLMNAITLKDLAQEIIDLYELVKTPGGVQK from the coding sequence ATGGCTAATATGGAAGAAACAGTATTCCAGATTATCCTCCACGGGGGAAACGGAAAAAGCTGCGCAATGGAAGCAATTGCTGCTGCTAAAGAAGGAAACTTCGAGCTTGCTAAACAAAAGATGGAAGAAGCTGCAGAAGCACTTAATGATGCCCATCATATCCAAACATCCCTTATTCAAAATGAAGTAAGAGGAAACAAAATTGAGGTATCCCTGTTAATGGTGCATGCACAGGATCACTTAATGAACGCAATAACGCTTAAAGATTTAGCACAAGAAATTATTGATTTATATGAACTTGTTAAAACTCCTGGAGGTGTCCAAAAATGA
- a CDS encoding homoserine dehydrogenase: MGETYTKRKIMITGYGTVAKEFVKMIMEQQEQYLESYSFYGQIVGIIGSKGMIYEENGIDLVTLLSFGKGSLALQQYAQQKQISIQAPELKGDVLIECSPTNLETGEPALSYMKAAITENMDIISVSKGALVQALPELKKLADSNGCRIKYSGATAAALPTLDIGEYSLAGSRITGIEGILNGTSNFILTSMSEDNLSFDEALKLAQERGIAEANPALDVQGYDSACKILLLANGLFHKTWTLNDISIEGIEKVSKADMQFAKINGNDIKLVASARSINGTVTLQVKPEIITADNPLINVKGTNKGILFHTEEMGTICCIGGASHPRGAAAAAIKDMLNLYR, translated from the coding sequence ATGGGTGAGACATATACAAAACGGAAAATTATGATTACAGGCTACGGAACTGTAGCAAAAGAGTTTGTGAAAATGATAATGGAACAGCAGGAGCAATATCTGGAGTCATACAGTTTTTATGGACAGATAGTTGGGATAATAGGCTCAAAGGGCATGATTTATGAAGAAAATGGCATAGATTTAGTAACATTGCTTTCCTTCGGCAAAGGGTCACTGGCTCTGCAGCAATATGCACAGCAAAAGCAAATCTCCATTCAAGCACCAGAGTTAAAGGGAGATGTGCTAATCGAATGCTCTCCAACCAACTTAGAAACAGGTGAACCGGCATTGTCCTATATGAAAGCTGCCATCACAGAGAACATGGATATTATTTCTGTCAGTAAAGGAGCGCTTGTACAGGCACTGCCAGAGCTTAAGAAGCTGGCTGATAGCAACGGCTGCCGCATTAAATACAGCGGAGCGACGGCAGCAGCACTTCCAACACTTGATATTGGTGAATATAGTTTGGCAGGCAGCCGTATAACTGGAATTGAAGGCATATTGAACGGAACCTCCAACTTCATTTTGACAAGTATGTCGGAGGATAATCTCTCCTTTGATGAAGCACTTAAGCTTGCCCAAGAACGAGGAATTGCAGAAGCCAACCCAGCACTGGATGTACAAGGATATGATAGTGCCTGCAAAATCCTGTTACTGGCAAACGGCCTGTTCCATAAAACATGGACCTTGAACGATATAAGTATTGAAGGCATTGAAAAGGTCTCGAAGGCAGATATGCAATTTGCAAAAATTAACGGGAATGACATTAAGCTTGTGGCAAGTGCAAGATCTATTAACGGCACAGTGACACTTCAAGTAAAACCTGAAATTATTACAGCAGATAATCCACTGATTAATGTGAAAGGAACAAACAAAGGAATTTTGTTTCATACAGAGGAAATGGGGACAATTTGCTGTATAGGCGGGGCATCTCACCCAAGAGGAGCTGCAGCTGCAGCGATTAAGGATATGCTGAATTTGTACCGTTAA